The sequence CAATTGTTGGGATTGTACATTTAGTTAATGTTTGGAATGATTTCTTTTATTCGCTTATTTTTATCAGAAGTGAAGAGCTTAGAACAATTCCTCTTGGCATGCTAACACTGTTTGGGGAGTATGATACTGAATGGAATTTATTATTTGCAGGATTAACGATTTCATCCTTGCCGCTATTAATTGCATTCCTCTTTGCTTCTCGTACATTCATAGAGGGATTAACGTCAGGAGCTGTTAAATCATGCAGAAATATTGGATTACTTTTGATTTAGACGGAACCCTTATGCAAAATCCTTTTGTAGAGTGGGTGTTTCCTGAAATCGTAACAACTGTCCTTGAAAATACAGAAAAGCCTTTAAATGTATTAGATGAAATCGTAGGTGAACATCATCGAAGAATGGAAGGTAACCATATTTTAGCTGCTTATGATTGGGACCATATTGTCTCGCAATATCTGGAACTACATCAAATATCAGTCGAGATGAACATTGAAGAGCTTGTCAAAAAACATTCCATTCATCCAAAAGTCTATCTTTTAGAGGATTCAGTCATAAATGTTTTAACGCGTTTAAAAGAAAAGGGATATTTACTAGCTGCAGCCACCAACGGATACTTAAAATATCAAGCTCCGGTAATGGATGCTTTAGGTTTAA is a genomic window of Bacillus oleivorans containing:
- a CDS encoding HAD family hydrolase; its protein translation is MQKYWITFDLDGTLMQNPFVEWVFPEIVTTVLENTEKPLNVLDEIVGEHHRRMEGNHILAAYDWDHIVSQYLELHQISVEMNIEELVKKHSIHPKVYLLEDSVINVLTRLKEKGYLLAAATNGYLKYQAPVMDALGLSDHFDFVITPEMVGFAKPDVQMLEILKNKGKVVAHVGDRIDHDVKLAKNAGVPSFFIYRRLPDSLKGMHPNKRIQAPACLELLAEKWKRETKGRLGQLPKELIPDAVICSMDELDQCINGRIKR